In Equus przewalskii isolate Varuska chromosome 22, EquPr2, whole genome shotgun sequence, the following proteins share a genomic window:
- the FAM219A gene encoding protein FAM219A isoform X8, translated as MMEEIDRFQDPAAASISDGDCGAREGESVAMNYKPSPLQVKLEKQRELARKGSLKNGSMGSPVNQQPKKNNVMARTRLVVPNKGYSSLDQSPDEKPLVALDTDSDDDFDMSRYSSSGYSSAEINQDLNIQLLKDGYRLDEIPDDEDLDLIPPKSVNPTCMCCQATSSTACHIQ; from the exons GACCCAGCCGCCGCCTCCATCTCAGACGGAGACTGTGGCGCCCGGGAGGGTGAGTCAGTTGCCATGAATTACAAACCATCCCCGCTCCAAGTGAAGCTGG AGAAGCAGCGGGAGCTGGCCCGGAAGGGCTCCCTGAAGAATGGCAGCATGGGTAGCCCCGTCAACCAGCAACCCAAGAAGAACAATGTCATGGCCCGGACAAG GCTGGTCGTCCCCAATAAAGGCTACTCCTCGCTTGACCAGAGCCCAGACGAGAAGCCACTGGTAGCCCTTGACACGGACAG CGATGATGACTTTGACATGTCCAGATATTCCTCCTCTGGCTACTCCTCTGCTGAG ATCAATCAAGATTTGAACATCCAGCTGCTGAAGGACGGCTACCGGTTAGATGAGATCCCCGACGACGAGGACCTGGACCTCATCCCCCCCAAGTCCGTGAACCCCACCTGCATGTGCTGCCAGGCCACGTCCTCCACCGCCTGCCACATTCAGTAG
- the FAM219A gene encoding protein FAM219A isoform X12 has protein sequence MMEEIDRFQDPAAASISDGDCGAREEKQRELARKGSLKNGSMGSPVNQQPKKNNVMARTRLVVPNKGYSSLDQSPDEKPLVALDTDSDDDFDMSRYSSSGYSSAEINQDLNIQLLKDGYRLDEIPDDEDLDLIPPKSVNPTCMCCQATSSTACHIQ, from the exons GACCCAGCCGCCGCCTCCATCTCAGACGGAGACTGTGGCGCCCGGGAGG AGAAGCAGCGGGAGCTGGCCCGGAAGGGCTCCCTGAAGAATGGCAGCATGGGTAGCCCCGTCAACCAGCAACCCAAGAAGAACAATGTCATGGCCCGGACAAG GCTGGTCGTCCCCAATAAAGGCTACTCCTCGCTTGACCAGAGCCCAGACGAGAAGCCACTGGTAGCCCTTGACACGGACAG CGATGATGACTTTGACATGTCCAGATATTCCTCCTCTGGCTACTCCTCTGCTGAG ATCAATCAAGATTTGAACATCCAGCTGCTGAAGGACGGCTACCGGTTAGATGAGATCCCCGACGACGAGGACCTGGACCTCATCCCCCCCAAGTCCGTGAACCCCACCTGCATGTGCTGCCAGGCCACGTCCTCCACCGCCTGCCACATTCAGTAG
- the FAM219A gene encoding protein FAM219A isoform X7, producing the protein MMEEIDRFQDPAAASISDGDCGAREGESVAMNYKPSPLQVKLEKQRELARKGSLKNGSMGSPVNQQPKKNNVMARTRLVVPNKGYSSLDQSPDEKPLVALDTDSDDDFDMSRYSSSGYSSAEQINQDLNIQLLKDGYRLDEIPDDEDLDLIPPKSVNPTCMCCQATSSTACHIQ; encoded by the exons GACCCAGCCGCCGCCTCCATCTCAGACGGAGACTGTGGCGCCCGGGAGGGTGAGTCAGTTGCCATGAATTACAAACCATCCCCGCTCCAAGTGAAGCTGG AGAAGCAGCGGGAGCTGGCCCGGAAGGGCTCCCTGAAGAATGGCAGCATGGGTAGCCCCGTCAACCAGCAACCCAAGAAGAACAATGTCATGGCCCGGACAAG GCTGGTCGTCCCCAATAAAGGCTACTCCTCGCTTGACCAGAGCCCAGACGAGAAGCCACTGGTAGCCCTTGACACGGACAG CGATGATGACTTTGACATGTCCAGATATTCCTCCTCTGGCTACTCCTCTGCTGAG CAGATCAATCAAGATTTGAACATCCAGCTGCTGAAGGACGGCTACCGGTTAGATGAGATCCCCGACGACGAGGACCTGGACCTCATCCCCCCCAAGTCCGTGAACCCCACCTGCATGTGCTGCCAGGCCACGTCCTCCACCGCCTGCCACATTCAGTAG
- the FAM219A gene encoding protein FAM219A isoform X11 produces the protein MMEEIDRFQDPAAASISDGDCGAREEKQRELARKGSLKNGSMGSPVNQQPKKNNVMARTRLVVPNKGYSSLDQSPDEKPLVALDTDSDDDFDMSRYSSSGYSSAEQINQDLNIQLLKDGYRLDEIPDDEDLDLIPPKSVNPTCMCCQATSSTACHIQ, from the exons GACCCAGCCGCCGCCTCCATCTCAGACGGAGACTGTGGCGCCCGGGAGG AGAAGCAGCGGGAGCTGGCCCGGAAGGGCTCCCTGAAGAATGGCAGCATGGGTAGCCCCGTCAACCAGCAACCCAAGAAGAACAATGTCATGGCCCGGACAAG GCTGGTCGTCCCCAATAAAGGCTACTCCTCGCTTGACCAGAGCCCAGACGAGAAGCCACTGGTAGCCCTTGACACGGACAG CGATGATGACTTTGACATGTCCAGATATTCCTCCTCTGGCTACTCCTCTGCTGAG CAGATCAATCAAGATTTGAACATCCAGCTGCTGAAGGACGGCTACCGGTTAGATGAGATCCCCGACGACGAGGACCTGGACCTCATCCCCCCCAAGTCCGTGAACCCCACCTGCATGTGCTGCCAGGCCACGTCCTCCACCGCCTGCCACATTCAGTAG